The following are from one region of the Desulfobacterales bacterium genome:
- a CDS encoding class I SAM-dependent methyltransferase, translating into MMWGDRQNPAVVFGDIRSETITVTDRSHGKTDGKRTLVIEPDIQLDFRSLPYSDNTFSLVAFDPPHLERAGRKSWMAAKYGKLGENWHDDLRQGFDECFRVLKKDGVLVFKWNETHVGIKEVLKLAPVRPLFGHLTGRKGLTHWLVFMKEGDS; encoded by the coding sequence ATGATGTGGGGCGATAGGCAGAATCCGGCCGTCGTGTTCGGTGACATTCGCTCTGAGACAATCACTGTCACCGATAGATCGCACGGAAAAACGGATGGCAAACGGACGCTTGTAATCGAACCGGATATCCAGCTTGATTTCCGTAGTCTACCCTATTCGGATAACACTTTCAGCCTAGTTGCTTTTGACCCGCCACATTTGGAGCGGGCGGGCCGTAAAAGTTGGATGGCAGCCAAGTACGGAAAGCTCGGCGAGAACTGGCACGATGATCTGCGCCAAGGCTTTGATGAGTGCTTCCGGGTGCTGAAAAAAGACGGTGTGTTGGTCTTTAAATGGAACGAAACCCACGTGGGCATTAAAGAAGTGTTGAAACTCGCACCAGTGCGGCCGCTGTTTGGCCACCTGACCGGCCGGAAAGGCCTTACTCATTGGCTGGTATTCATGAAGGAGGGTGACTCATAA